CGCCTCCGCCCTCGGACGCATGGTTCGGGCCTGGACGGACGACCGTCTGCGGGGCGAAGCGCTCTACCTCGTGGCCATGGCGGGCCTCACCGTCGTTCTGCTGATGGCGCACTACTTGGGCTGGGCGCTCTTGACCTCAACCCTTTCCGCGTCTCAGACGTGGGAACCCCTGTTTTGGCAGACACAGGTGGGGTCGGTTCTGGTGTTGGCTGGGGCCGGCCTCGTGGGCTTCCGGCCAGCGGTTCGCGTGACGTGCCAGCCGAATGCGGTCACCCTTCAGCAAGGAGACAAGACCCGCGCGCTCTCGCCGCCCGACATTCAGGACGTACGTCTCATCTCGGCCCAGCGCTACCACCGTCACTACCGCCGTTACGCCGCCACGCAGGTGTTTGCCAGTGCGGTTCCGGAGCAGGTCCTTTGTGTCCGGACGAACGACGCCCCCGTGATCGTGGCACTTCCGGAGTCGGAGGCGCAGGCGGCCCTGTTGGACCACGTGGACGCCCTCGCGGCGCCGACGTCGGAGACGGTGGCCCGCCCGTGACGGACGGCTACACCAAACGAGATCGCTTGTTGAGGTACGCCAGGAGCGCCGTGTCGTAGGCCTCGTTCGTGTCGAGTTCTGCGAAGTCGATGTCGTGCTCCAGGCAGTTGCGGCGGAAGGTTTCGGTGAAGTGCTCCACGGCCTCGGTGTAGTGGTCGCGGAGTTGAGCGGGCCGGAGCGACACCTCTTCGCCGGTCTCCACGTCTCGAAACAGCATGGGCCGATCCGGAAACTGAAATTGCCGCTCGGTCTGGCCCTCCAGGACGTGGAAAACGATGAGTTCGTGCCCCCGGTGCCGGAGGTGCCGGAGGGCCCGCAGCAGATCGTCGTGGGCCGCGACGTTTTCGAAGAGATCCGTGATCACAATGATGAGGGATCGGCGCTTGACCCGCTCAGCCACTTCTTCGAGCGCGGCGGCCGCGTTCGTGCGCTGCTCCGCGGCCTCCTGCTGGTGAAACTGCTCGAGGGCAACGAGCAGCTGCCGAAGGTACCCCTGGGTCGCCTTCGGGGGCCGAAAGGTATGCACGGACTCGTCAAACCCAATGAGCCCCGTGGCGTCCCGCTGCCTGAGCATGAGGTTATGCAGCCCCGCGGCGAGGTACGACCCGTAGTCGAGCTTCGAGAGCTCGCCGTCGCCCGCGTAGCGCATGGAGGCGGAGGTATCGAGGACGACGTAGTTGCGGAGGTTGGTCTCCTCCTCGTACTGCTTGATGTAGTAGCGGTCGGTCTTCGCGTAGACCTTCCAGTCGACGTGCCGGAGCTCGTCGCCCGGGTTGTAGGGGCGGTGCTCGGCAAACTCGACTGAGAAGCCGTGGTAGGGGCTCTGGTGAAGGCCCGTGATGAACCCCTCCACGATCAGTCGCGCCCGCAGCTCCATGGTCTCGAGCTGCGACACGGCAACGGGGTCGAGGTAGCGGCGCGCGGTGTTCGATTCGGCCATAAAGAAAATGGCAAATTCCGAAATGCACCGGACCCGTTAGAAAGTTTGCCTGCTGTTCGGTTCCTTGGGGGTGACGAGTTGCCCAAATGGCGGCTCCGCCCTCTCCCCAGCACCTCCCCGCTCTCACCGTGCCCGACGCCTCCATGTCGTCCGACGATCGCATCAAAGCGCACCTCATGACGGCCCAGGACCTCGGGCGGACGCTGGACCGCATGGCCCAGCAAATCATCGAGCGCTTCGACCCCGAGACGGCGGCGTCCCCCACCGACACGTTTGCCCTCGTGGGCATGCAGACGCGAGGGG
This is a stretch of genomic DNA from Salinibacter grassmerensis. It encodes these proteins:
- a CDS encoding DUF58 domain-containing protein — encoded protein: MAESNTARRYLDPVAVSQLETMELRARLIVEGFITGLHQSPYHGFSVEFAEHRPYNPGDELRHVDWKVYAKTDRYYIKQYEEETNLRNYVVLDTSASMRYAGDGELSKLDYGSYLAAGLHNLMLRQRDATGLIGFDESVHTFRPPKATQGYLRQLLVALEQFHQQEAAEQRTNAAAALEEVAERVKRRSLIIVITDLFENVAAHDDLLRALRHLRHRGHELIVFHVLEGQTERQFQFPDRPMLFRDVETGEEVSLRPAQLRDHYTEAVEHFTETFRRNCLEHDIDFAELDTNEAYDTALLAYLNKRSRLV